The Achromobacter spanius genome includes the window CCGCCAAGGGGCCGGCCTCAACCACGGTACACCCGGGATTTCAGGGCGATACGGCCGGCCAGGCTGGTCACGGCCTCTTCCAGCCATTGGTACAGCTCGGCCTGTTCGTCGTAACGCGCCTGGTTCAGGTTCGACACGCGCCCTTCTTCGATGAAGCCCCAGGCGCGGCTGCGCTTGTCGCGGTGCTTGGGGTCCCAGACGCCAAAGGCGAAGCCGCCGGCGCGGCGGATCAACGAAAAACACGGGATGTCGGTGTAGCCGTCGCCCACGAACACCATCTGGTCGAACGGCACGCGCAAGCGGTCTTCGGGCACCTTGCGGTTGACCTCGAAGGGCTTGTTGCGGAAGTCGCGCCCGATGATGCCTTTCTGGATGTGGAACAGATAGCGGGTTTTGTCGGTAAAGCTGACGATGCGGCGCGGAAACGCAATGCCGCCGTCGTCGCCATAAACGAATTCCGAGGCCCAGATTTCGGTGAACTCGTGCGCAATGGGCGTGGACCGCACCACATCGCCGATGCCGCTGGATATCAGGTAGAACTCAAGCTGCACTTGCGGCTGTTCGGCTCGCACGGCGGCGCGCAGCCGCTGGAACAGCGTCGGCACGCCGTCGTGCAAATCCAGGCGCGCGCCCCAATCTTTCAGGCGCTGCTGCGTGATCAGGCCATTCGTGCCCGCCTGCGACAGTTGGATCATCTTGTACAGATAGGCGGGAACGGGGTCCCAATCCTGCTGGGACAGCAGCGGGTCTACCTCGTCCTTCCAGAACGAGGCCGTATCCACGCCGATGCTTTCCAGGAAACCGGACG containing:
- a CDS encoding HAD family hydrolase: MSDVIALIFDFDDTLASDSTSGFLESIGVDTASFWKDEVDPLLSQQDWDPVPAYLYKMIQLSQAGTNGLITQQRLKDWGARLDLHDGVPTLFQRLRAAVRAEQPQVQLEFYLISSGIGDVVRSTPIAHEFTEIWASEFVYGDDGGIAFPRRIVSFTDKTRYLFHIQKGIIGRDFRNKPFEVNRKVPEDRLRVPFDQMVFVGDGYTDIPCFSLIRRAGGFAFGVWDPKHRDKRSRAWGFIEEGRVSNLNQARYDEQAELYQWLEEAVTSLAGRIALKSRVYRG